In one Pseudoliparis swirei isolate HS2019 ecotype Mariana Trench chromosome 23, NWPU_hadal_v1, whole genome shotgun sequence genomic region, the following are encoded:
- the txn2 gene encoding thioredoxin, mitochondrial, whose product MAHRLLVRRMWTLSAQGIRCLPAAAASSSFATSSPQSGATRASFLSPSHALPRSLPHTSRRGVSFNVQDYKDFTVRVINSELPVLVDFHAQWCGPCKILGPRLEKAIAKQKGRVAMAKVDIDDHTDLAIEYGVSAVPTVIAIRGGDVVDKFVGIKDDDELDSFVGRVIGQ is encoded by the exons ATGGCTCACAGGCTGCTTGTGCGCAGAATGTGGACGCTCTCTGCGCAAGGCATCCGCTGCCTcccagccgccgccgcctcctcttcttttGCCACCTCTTCCCCGCAGTCCGGCGCAACCCGGGCTTCCTTCCTCTCGCCCTCGCATGCTCtgcctcgctccctccctcacacCTCCCGCCGGGGGGTCTCCTTCAACGTTCAGGACTACAAGGACTTCACGGTCCGGGTGATAAACAGCGAGCTGCCCGTGCTCGTTGACTTCCATGCACA GTGGTGCGGTCCCTGTAAGATCCTCGGGCCGAGGTTGGAGAAGGCCATCGCAAAACAGAAAGGCCGCGTTGCCATGGCAAAGGTTGACATCGACgatcacacagacctggccatCGAGTACGGG GTGTCCGCCGTCCCGACGGTGATCGCCATTCGTGGCGGGGACGTAGTCGACAAATTCGTGGGGATCAAAGATGACGACGAGCTGGACTCATTTGTGGGCAGGGTCATCGGACAGTAG